The following coding sequences are from one Gemmatimonadota bacterium window:
- a CDS encoding OmpA family protein produces the protein MTIATLASCATNAQTGAAVGAGGGAVVGGVIGKVAGSTAKGAIIGAVVGGTAGALIGARMDRQAQELKQNIPGATVERVGEGIQVTFASGLLYDFDSDAVKAEAQSNLRALAGSLDKYPDTDLVIIGHTDQVGSSAYNQGLSERRSAAAARYLTSQGVSGARIATRGLGESEPVASNETEAGRSANRRVEVAIFANAAARAKAGGQQ, from the coding sequence CTGACCATCGCCACCCTGGCGAGTTGCGCCACCAACGCCCAGACCGGCGCTGCCGTCGGGGCCGGTGGCGGCGCCGTCGTTGGCGGTGTGATCGGCAAGGTGGCCGGCTCGACCGCCAAGGGTGCCATCATCGGCGCGGTCGTCGGCGGCACGGCCGGCGCGTTGATCGGCGCGCGCATGGACCGGCAGGCGCAGGAGCTGAAGCAGAACATCCCCGGTGCGACGGTCGAGCGTGTCGGCGAAGGGATCCAGGTCACCTTCGCGTCCGGGCTGTTGTACGACTTCGACTCCGACGCCGTGAAGGCGGAGGCGCAGTCGAATCTGCGCGCCCTGGCCGGCAGCCTCGACAAGTACCCCGACACTGACTTGGTGATCATCGGGCACACGGACCAGGTCGGGTCCTCGGCCTACAATCAGGGCCTCTCGGAGCGGCGATCGGCCGCCGCCGCGCGCTACCTCACGTCGCAGGGCGTGAGCGGCGCACGAATCGCGACCCGGGGCCTCGGCGAGTCGGAGCCGGTCGCGAGCAACGAGACCGAAGCGGGGCGTTCGGCCAATCGTCGCGTCGAGGTCGCCATCTTCGCGAACGCGGCGGCGCGGGCGAAGGCCGGCGGGCAACAGTGA
- the speA gene encoding biosynthetic arginine decarboxylase produces the protein MSVHRAPYVLPANADPSRWTVADAEKLYNMAGWGLGYFRVNEEGHVTVHPDRAPEHGIDLYQIATDLNAQGVGLPLLLRFSDILQSRIAELADRFSGAIEEFGYEGSYTTVYPIKVNQQRHVVQEIVEFGTPHGVGLECGSKPELMAVLGLHESTSHLVICNGYKDEEFMRLALIGQQLGHRVIIVLEQLTELDVLLKVAAEMGVEPTVGVRIKLATEGSGRWAKSGGEKSKFGLSAVELVRLLDILTAAGKQHLLKLVHFHLGSQITDIRFVKAGLAEVGRYYVELRKMGFDITHVDVGGGLGVDYDGSHSTRPASMNYTMREYANDVVYTIGGICRDEEVPMPHLISESGRAITAHHSLLLINVIDCESQFAPRPVTLGEDAQQLLLDMQENLDSLTHDRVEEAFHDALFAKERAQEYFATGVYTLRERADAEQLYLTTLNALAGAIGDDRASYPEIAAHLETTLVDRYFCNFSIFQSVPDNWAIDQLFPIMPIHRLGEMPERRGTIQDVTCDSDGVIDRFTGGRKGKPSLELHPWREGEPYILGIFLTGAYQEILGDLHNLFGDTNAVHVRLKEHGYEITDLVHGDTVTEVLTYVQFHASDLLATFRRKVARASALKRQEANAYIADYVAGLEGYTYLEGELAED, from the coding sequence ATGTCTGTGCACCGCGCCCCGTACGTCCTCCCCGCCAACGCCGATCCGTCGCGCTGGACCGTCGCGGACGCCGAGAAGTTGTACAATATGGCGGGCTGGGGCCTCGGCTATTTCCGGGTGAACGAGGAAGGCCACGTGACGGTGCATCCGGACCGGGCGCCGGAGCACGGGATCGACCTCTACCAGATTGCGACCGACCTGAACGCCCAGGGGGTCGGACTCCCCCTCCTCCTCCGCTTCTCCGACATCCTGCAGTCGCGGATTGCCGAATTGGCCGATCGCTTCAGCGGGGCGATCGAGGAGTTCGGCTACGAGGGAAGCTACACCACGGTGTACCCGATCAAGGTCAACCAGCAGCGCCACGTGGTCCAGGAGATCGTCGAGTTCGGCACGCCGCACGGCGTCGGGCTGGAGTGCGGCTCGAAGCCGGAGCTGATGGCGGTCCTCGGACTGCACGAGTCGACGTCGCACCTGGTGATCTGCAACGGCTACAAGGACGAGGAGTTCATGCGCCTCGCCCTCATCGGCCAGCAGCTCGGCCATCGGGTGATCATCGTCCTCGAGCAGCTCACCGAACTCGACGTGCTGTTGAAGGTCGCGGCCGAAATGGGTGTCGAGCCGACGGTCGGCGTTCGGATCAAGTTGGCCACCGAAGGCTCGGGTCGCTGGGCCAAGAGCGGTGGCGAGAAGTCGAAGTTCGGCCTCTCCGCCGTGGAGCTGGTCCGGCTGCTCGACATCCTCACGGCGGCCGGGAAGCAACACCTCCTCAAGCTGGTGCATTTCCATCTTGGCTCGCAGATCACCGACATCCGCTTCGTGAAGGCGGGGCTCGCCGAAGTCGGCCGCTACTACGTCGAGCTGCGGAAGATGGGCTTCGACATCACCCACGTCGACGTCGGGGGCGGGCTCGGGGTCGACTACGACGGCTCGCACTCCACGCGCCCGGCGTCGATGAACTACACCATGCGGGAATACGCCAACGACGTGGTGTACACCATCGGCGGCATTTGCCGCGACGAGGAGGTGCCGATGCCGCACCTCATCTCCGAGTCGGGGCGCGCCATCACGGCGCACCACTCGCTGCTGCTCATCAACGTGATCGATTGTGAATCGCAGTTCGCGCCGCGGCCCGTCACGCTGGGCGAGGATGCGCAGCAGCTGTTGCTCGACATGCAGGAGAATCTCGACTCGCTCACCCATGACCGCGTCGAGGAGGCGTTCCACGACGCACTCTTCGCCAAGGAACGCGCCCAGGAGTACTTCGCCACGGGCGTCTATACCCTGCGCGAACGCGCCGACGCCGAGCAGCTCTACCTGACCACGCTCAACGCGTTGGCCGGGGCCATCGGCGACGACCGCGCCTCCTACCCCGAGATCGCAGCGCATCTCGAGACGACACTGGTCGACCGCTACTTCTGCAACTTCTCGATCTTCCAGTCGGTCCCCGACAACTGGGCCATCGACCAGCTCTTCCCGATCATGCCGATCCACCGGCTCGGCGAGATGCCGGAGCGTCGCGGCACCATCCAGGACGTCACCTGCGACTCCGACGGCGTGATCGACCGCTTCACCGGCGGGCGCAAGGGCAAGCCGTCGCTGGAGCTCCATCCCTGGCGCGAAGGGGAGCCGTACATTCTCGGCATCTTCCTCACCGGTGCCTACCAGGAAATCCTCGGCGACCTGCACAATCTCTTCGGCGACACCAACGCGGTGCACGTGCGCCTCAAGGAGCACGGCTACGAGATCACCGACCTCGTCCACGGCGACACCGTGACCGAGGTGCTGACCTACGTCCAGTTCCATGCCTCCGACCTGCTGGCGACCTTCCGCCGCAAGGTGGCCCGCGCGTCGGCGCTGAAGCGGCAGGAGGCCAATGCCTACATTGCCGACTACGTCGCCGGGCTGGAGGGGTATACGTATCTGGAGGGGGAGCTGGCCGAAGACTAG
- a CDS encoding CBS domain-containing protein produces the protein MWSISLGRVGETRVRVHATLILLLAWYAWEGWQDAGAAGAADELAFLVLLFLSVLLHEFGHIFAARHYGIGTPDVLLTPIGGVARIANLPERPREELVIALAGPAVTLLIVLLTGVAVGLRSGFVLPQEFGNLPLLESLCWTNLILLVFNLIPAFPMDGGRVLRALLASRLGLVRGTRIAARVGQVVAVGFAVLGFNGAPMLLLIALFVFLGAQAELQMVQQRHVSNEQTAARLTTTDVRVLAPHRRLQDVVALFAHGQQSAFPVTSPAGELLGVLTRDDVLHGIAVHGVDAPVASAMVPPRDDHVVQVDAPLLAAAQQLFASDREALPVIDADGRFVGLITREHVTDVLLVRQLRAGGSPTPA, from the coding sequence ATGTGGTCCATCAGCCTTGGCCGCGTCGGCGAAACCCGGGTGCGCGTGCACGCGACGCTCATCCTGCTGCTCGCCTGGTATGCGTGGGAAGGGTGGCAGGACGCCGGCGCCGCCGGGGCCGCCGATGAACTCGCGTTTCTGGTGCTGCTCTTCCTCTCGGTGTTGCTGCATGAGTTCGGGCACATCTTCGCCGCACGCCACTACGGCATCGGCACGCCCGACGTCCTCCTGACCCCGATCGGCGGCGTGGCACGGATCGCCAACCTCCCCGAGCGGCCGCGCGAGGAGCTGGTGATAGCGCTTGCCGGCCCCGCAGTCACGCTGCTGATCGTCCTCCTCACCGGCGTGGCCGTCGGGCTCCGCTCGGGCTTTGTGCTGCCGCAGGAGTTCGGCAACCTGCCACTGCTCGAATCGCTCTGCTGGACCAACCTGATCCTGCTGGTCTTCAACCTGATCCCGGCCTTCCCGATGGATGGCGGCCGCGTACTGCGCGCGCTGCTGGCCAGTCGACTCGGGCTGGTGCGCGGCACCCGCATCGCCGCGCGCGTCGGCCAGGTCGTGGCGGTCGGCTTCGCGGTCCTGGGCTTCAACGGCGCTCCGATGCTGTTGCTGATCGCGCTCTTCGTCTTCCTCGGCGCGCAGGCCGAGCTGCAGATGGTGCAACAGCGACACGTGAGCAACGAGCAGACGGCCGCGCGATTGACCACCACCGACGTCCGCGTCCTCGCACCGCACCGTCGGCTGCAGGACGTCGTGGCGCTCTTCGCCCACGGGCAGCAGTCGGCCTTCCCCGTCACCTCACCCGCCGGCGAACTGCTCGGCGTGCTGACCCGCGATGACGTGCTCCACGGCATCGCGGTGCACGGGGTCGATGCCCCGGTGGCGTCGGCGATGGTGCCACCACGCGATGACCACGTGGTACAGGTGGACGCGCCGTTGCTCGCCGCCGCGCAACAGCTCTTTGCCTCCGACCGCGAGGCGCTGCCGGTGATTGATGCCGATGGCCGCTTCGTCGGGCTGATCACGCGGGAGCACGTCACCGATGTGCTGCTGGTCCGCCAGCTGCGCGCGGGCGGCTCACCGACGCCCGCATGA
- a CDS encoding response regulator transcription factor, protein MTGLISVVLIDDNRLLREGLAVLIRKQPGFLVLAASADIDDVLQTVRDAKPSVVLLDFSLENHDSLRVTGTVHQEVPEAKVIVMGLLPAQEDVADFVTAGASGFIMKDASFDDFLATIRGVAAGQQILPPELTNSLFSQIAALAIRKGKPRLLEAVGLTERERQVIDLIGEGLSNKEIAARLHIAVHTVKSHVHNVLEKLALRTRLEVAAFTRGISRYADTRATS, encoded by the coding sequence GTGACAGGCCTCATTTCGGTCGTCCTGATCGACGACAATCGTCTCCTTCGTGAAGGTCTCGCGGTCCTGATCCGCAAGCAGCCCGGCTTCCTCGTCCTCGCGGCCTCGGCCGACATCGACGATGTTCTCCAGACCGTGCGCGACGCGAAGCCCTCCGTCGTCCTGCTCGACTTTTCGCTCGAGAACCACGACTCGCTCCGCGTCACCGGCACCGTGCACCAGGAGGTGCCGGAGGCGAAGGTGATCGTCATGGGCCTCCTCCCCGCCCAGGAGGATGTTGCCGACTTCGTGACGGCCGGTGCCTCCGGCTTCATCATGAAGGACGCGTCGTTCGATGACTTCCTGGCCACGATTCGCGGCGTCGCCGCCGGGCAGCAGATCCTCCCGCCGGAACTCACGAACTCGCTGTTCAGCCAGATCGCCGCGCTGGCCATCCGGAAGGGGAAGCCGCGACTGCTCGAGGCGGTCGGCCTGACGGAACGCGAGCGCCAGGTGATCGACCTGATCGGCGAAGGGCTCAGCAACAAAGAGATCGCCGCGCGGCTCCACATCGCGGTGCACACCGTCAAGAGCCACGTCCACAACGTCCTCGAGAAGCTGGCGCTGCGCACGCGGCTCGAGGTGGCGGCCTTTACGCGGGGCATCAGCCGATATGCGGATACCCGCGCAACCAGCTAG
- a CDS encoding carbohydrate-binding family 9-like protein gives MQMQRRWIRLALVTCCLPAHAAAQAQPRSYQAPYLVSAPSIDGRLDEAAWRGVPWSDAFVDIEGSAKPAPTWRTRMKLAWDAGHLYIAADLEEPDLWATLTTRDAVIFHDHDFEWFIDPDGDALRYFEFEINALGTVWDLFLDKPYRFGGKADNTWTITGLRSAVHLDGTLNDPRDRDRGWTIELAIPWAAFADGGRTTIPPTPGSRWRINFSRVEWDLDVIDGGYARRRGADGKLLPEHNWVWTPQGLINMHVPEQWGYVEFLPPTRTP, from the coding sequence ATGCAGATGCAGCGGCGATGGATCCGCCTGGCACTCGTGACCTGCTGCCTCCCAGCGCACGCGGCGGCGCAGGCCCAGCCTCGCAGCTATCAGGCCCCGTATCTCGTCTCGGCCCCGAGCATCGACGGGCGGCTCGATGAAGCCGCCTGGCGTGGCGTCCCCTGGAGCGACGCCTTCGTCGACATCGAGGGCAGCGCCAAACCCGCGCCGACCTGGCGAACGCGCATGAAGCTCGCGTGGGATGCCGGGCATCTCTACATCGCCGCCGACCTCGAGGAGCCCGATCTCTGGGCGACGCTGACCACACGCGATGCCGTCATCTTTCATGACCACGATTTCGAGTGGTTCATCGATCCCGATGGCGACGCGCTGCGCTACTTCGAATTCGAGATCAACGCCCTCGGCACCGTGTGGGACCTCTTCCTCGACAAGCCGTATCGCTTCGGCGGCAAGGCCGACAATACCTGGACCATCACCGGCCTGCGCTCTGCCGTGCACCTCGATGGCACCCTCAACGATCCGCGCGACCGCGACCGCGGCTGGACCATCGAGTTGGCGATCCCGTGGGCGGCCTTCGCCGATGGCGGACGCACCACCATCCCTCCGACGCCCGGGAGTCGGTGGCGGATCAACTTCTCCCGCGTCGAGTGGGATCTGGATGTCATCGACGGCGGGTACGCGCGACGCCGCGGCGCCGACGGCAAGCTCCTTCCCGAACACAACTGGGTCTGGACACCGCAGGGACTCATCAACATGCACGTCCCCGAACAGTGGGGGTACGTTGAGTTCCTCCCTCCAACGCGCACCCCATGA
- a CDS encoding helix-turn-helix transcriptional regulator has product MLRFRLAAILKKKGWTPYRLAQVTGLSAPTAYRLADPDQQFGRFTADTLDRICEALDVQPGELLEWVPEQRKKARPVK; this is encoded by the coding sequence ATGCTCCGCTTCCGTCTCGCGGCGATCCTCAAGAAGAAGGGCTGGACGCCGTACCGCCTGGCCCAGGTCACGGGGCTCTCCGCCCCGACCGCCTACCGCCTGGCCGATCCCGACCAGCAGTTCGGCCGCTTCACGGCCGACACGCTGGACCGGATCTGCGAGGCGCTCGATGTCCAGCCCGGGGAGCTCCTGGAGTGGGTGCCGGAGCAACGGAAGAAGGCCCGGCCCGTCAAGTAG
- a CDS encoding response regulator transcription factor has translation MPTPISVVLIDDNRLLREGLAILIREQPGFLVLAAFADIDDALQLVRDAKPNVVLLDFSLEDHDSLRVTGTVHKEVPDAKVIVMGLLPAQQDIADFVTAGASGFIMKDASLEQFVTTILGVAAGQQVLPPELTTSLFSQIASLSIRKGQPRVLETEGLTERERQVIDLIGSGLSNKEIAARLHIAVHTVKSHVHNVLEKLALRTRLEVAAFTRGGATHPHNRPTQ, from the coding sequence ATGCCGACCCCGATTTCCGTGGTGCTCATCGACGACAATCGCCTGCTCCGCGAGGGGCTGGCCATCCTGATCCGGGAGCAACCCGGCTTCCTTGTGCTGGCCGCCTTCGCCGATATCGACGATGCCCTCCAGCTGGTCCGTGACGCGAAGCCGAACGTGGTCCTGCTGGACTTTTCGCTCGAGGACCACGACTCCCTCCGCGTCACCGGCACCGTGCACAAGGAAGTGCCCGACGCGAAGGTGATCGTCATGGGACTCCTGCCGGCGCAACAGGACATCGCCGACTTCGTGACCGCCGGCGCCTCCGGTTTCATCATGAAAGACGCCTCGCTTGAGCAGTTCGTCACGACGATTCTAGGCGTTGCAGCTGGGCAGCAGGTCCTCCCGCCCGAGCTCACCACCTCCCTCTTCTCCCAGATCGCCTCGTTGTCGATCCGGAAGGGACAGCCGCGCGTGCTCGAGACGGAGGGGCTGACCGAACGGGAGCGTCAGGTCATCGACCTGATCGGGAGCGGACTGAGCAACAAGGAGATCGCCGCGCGGCTGCATATCGCCGTGCACACTGTCAAGAGCCACGTCCACAACGTCCTGGAAAAGCTGGCGCTGCGGACCCGGCTCGAGGTCGCGGCGTTCACCCGCGGTGGCGCGACGCATCCGCACAATCGGCCAACGCAGTAG
- a CDS encoding GlsB/YeaQ/YmgE family stress response membrane protein produces MDIVAWLVVGLLAGLLASFAVGGVGYGLLGDIIIGIVGAFVGGWLFGWLGIVTPFRGLAGTIFVAFVGAVVLLLVLRALRPRRA; encoded by the coding sequence ATGGACATCGTTGCTTGGCTCGTCGTCGGCCTCCTGGCGGGGCTGCTGGCCTCCTTTGCCGTCGGCGGCGTGGGCTACGGCCTGCTCGGCGACATCATCATCGGCATTGTCGGTGCCTTCGTCGGGGGTTGGCTGTTCGGCTGGCTCGGCATCGTGACGCCGTTTCGTGGGCTTGCGGGCACCATATTCGTCGCCTTTGTGGGCGCAGTCGTCCTGCTCCTCGTGCTGCGGGCCCTCCGCCCGCGACGCGCCTGA
- a CDS encoding FAD-dependent oxidoreductase has protein sequence MTAPVVIVGAGLAGLAAARHLTAARVPCTVLEASDGVGGRVRTDTVDGFLVDRGFQVLLTAYPECRAVLDYAALDLCAFEPGAVVRAGEAWHRLADPFRRPGPAVASLLDGLGSWRDKAAVLRLRQRALEGSLDEMFARPATSARTVLEAFGFSADFTTAFLEPWLGGIFLGRDLATSSRMLDFVMRMMAQGDTAIPARGMGAIPAQLAGGLPPGTVQLHRRVVALEEEGVRLDDGQLVPASDMIIATEGDTAATLLGLPAPTRPRSAISLAFAAPAAPWRGRDLLLNGEGRGPINSLVVMSELSAGVAPAGEALVTIAVIDDHPEGDEALERTVRQQASTWFGASVATWRLLRVHRIRYAQPDQLPDDLDPVARPVRLRAGRYVAGDHRETASLHGALHSGRRAAEALLRDRGAA, from the coding sequence ATGACCGCCCCCGTGGTGATCGTCGGCGCCGGGCTGGCAGGGCTTGCGGCGGCGCGCCACCTGACGGCGGCACGTGTGCCGTGCACCGTCCTGGAGGCGAGCGACGGCGTCGGCGGTCGCGTGCGCACCGACACGGTCGACGGCTTCCTCGTGGACCGAGGCTTCCAGGTGTTGCTGACGGCCTATCCCGAATGCCGAGCGGTCCTCGACTACGCGGCGCTCGACTTGTGCGCATTCGAACCCGGTGCGGTCGTTCGCGCGGGCGAGGCGTGGCACCGGCTCGCCGATCCCTTCCGCCGCCCGGGGCCCGCCGTGGCCTCCTTGCTCGACGGGCTGGGTTCCTGGCGTGACAAGGCCGCAGTGCTGCGGCTGCGCCAGCGCGCACTCGAGGGATCGCTCGATGAAATGTTTGCACGCCCCGCGACGTCAGCGCGCACCGTCCTTGAGGCCTTCGGCTTCTCGGCCGACTTCACCACGGCCTTTCTGGAACCGTGGCTCGGCGGGATCTTCCTCGGTCGCGATCTCGCCACCTCGAGCCGCATGCTCGACTTCGTGATGCGAATGATGGCGCAGGGCGACACCGCCATCCCCGCACGCGGCATGGGGGCCATCCCGGCGCAATTGGCCGGGGGACTGCCGCCCGGCACCGTGCAGCTGCACCGCCGCGTCGTGGCGCTCGAAGAGGAGGGCGTGCGGCTCGATGACGGCCAACTCGTCCCCGCCTCCGACATGATCATTGCGACCGAAGGAGACACTGCCGCCACGCTGCTCGGACTCCCGGCTCCGACCCGACCGCGGTCCGCCATCTCGCTGGCATTCGCCGCACCAGCGGCGCCTTGGCGCGGTCGTGACCTCTTGCTGAATGGCGAGGGGCGTGGTCCGATCAACTCGCTTGTCGTCATGAGCGAACTGTCCGCAGGGGTGGCCCCCGCCGGCGAGGCGCTGGTGACGATTGCCGTGATCGACGACCACCCCGAGGGTGACGAGGCGCTGGAGCGTACAGTCCGGCAGCAGGCGTCCACCTGGTTCGGCGCCTCGGTGGCGACGTGGCGTCTGCTGCGGGTGCATCGGATCCGCTACGCTCAACCGGATCAACTGCCCGACGATCTCGACCCCGTCGCCCGGCCGGTGCGGCTGCGCGCGGGCCGGTATGTCGCCGGTGACCATCGCGAGACCGCCTCGCTGCATGGTGCACTGCATTCCGGCCGCCGCGCGGCCGAGGCGCTGCTGCGCGACCGCGGAGCGGCGTGA
- a CDS encoding TIGR01777 family protein gives MSRPVVVARRTPMATTAGALWRWHAAPGAFERLRPPWEQVEILARSGDALTEGLQVTLRLRRGPIALRWVLRHEAVEPGVGFDDVQVRGPFATWHHAHRFRDHPDGALLDDTITASLPGGLLGRAIGAPILARQLDRMFRYRHDVTRHDLEQQMTTPLAPMRIAITGASGMVGTALTPFLTAQGHTVVPVSRRALPGGIRWDPEAGVIRAADFEGLDAVIHLAGENIAAARWTPARKEALRHSRIGPTQLLAQTLAGLTQPPRVLLSVSAIGIYGDRGDEALTEQSSLAGDFLGQLGQAWEAAAAPAAAAGIRVVHPRFGIILTPEGGALAKMLPTARLGLGGPLGGGRQWMSWIALDDVLGAIHHLLAHDEIAGAVNTVAPTAVRNADFATTLGRVLSRPAILPVPAVALKLLFGEMAEATLLASTHVRPDVLSASDYQFRYPALEPALRHLLGH, from the coding sequence ATGAGCCGCCCGGTGGTGGTGGCACGGCGGACGCCGATGGCCACCACGGCAGGCGCACTTTGGCGATGGCACGCTGCCCCGGGCGCGTTCGAGCGCTTGCGACCGCCCTGGGAGCAGGTGGAGATCCTCGCCAGGAGTGGCGATGCGCTGACGGAGGGCCTGCAGGTGACGCTGCGACTTCGCCGGGGTCCGATCGCCCTCCGCTGGGTCCTTCGTCACGAGGCCGTAGAACCCGGGGTCGGCTTCGACGACGTGCAGGTGCGCGGCCCCTTTGCGACGTGGCATCACGCGCACCGCTTCCGCGATCACCCCGACGGCGCCCTGCTCGACGACACCATCACGGCGAGCCTGCCCGGTGGGTTGCTGGGCCGCGCCATCGGCGCACCGATCCTGGCGCGCCAACTCGACCGGATGTTCCGCTACCGTCACGACGTCACCCGCCACGACCTGGAGCAGCAGATGACCACCCCACTCGCACCGATGCGGATCGCCATCACCGGCGCATCGGGGATGGTCGGCACGGCCCTGACCCCGTTCCTCACCGCACAGGGGCACACCGTCGTCCCGGTGTCGCGCCGCGCGCTCCCGGGAGGGATCCGATGGGATCCCGAGGCAGGCGTCATCCGCGCCGCCGACTTCGAGGGACTCGACGCGGTCATCCACCTCGCCGGCGAGAACATCGCGGCGGCGCGGTGGACACCGGCCCGGAAGGAGGCGCTGCGCCACAGCCGCATCGGCCCGACGCAACTGCTGGCCCAGACGCTGGCCGGACTGACGCAGCCACCACGGGTGTTGCTCTCCGTCTCCGCGATCGGGATCTATGGCGATCGCGGCGACGAGGCGCTGACGGAGCAGAGTTCCCTTGCCGGCGATTTTCTCGGGCAACTTGGGCAGGCATGGGAAGCCGCGGCCGCACCGGCCGCCGCTGCGGGCATTCGCGTGGTGCACCCGCGCTTCGGGATCATCCTCACCCCCGAGGGCGGCGCACTGGCGAAGATGCTGCCGACCGCGCGCCTCGGGCTGGGCGGCCCGCTCGGCGGCGGCCGCCAGTGGATGAGCTGGATCGCCCTCGATGACGTCCTCGGCGCGATCCACCACCTGCTGGCGCACGACGAAATCGCCGGGGCCGTCAACACGGTGGCACCGACCGCCGTGCGCAACGCCGACTTCGCCACGACCCTGGGCCGCGTGCTCTCGCGGCCGGCGATCCTCCCGGTACCCGCGGTGGCGTTGAAGCTGCTCTTCGGCGAGATGGCGGAGGCGACGCTGCTCGCCAGCACGCACGTCCGGCCTGACGTCCTGTCCGCGAGCGACTATCAATTCCGGTACCCCGCGCTCGAGCCAGCGCTGCGCCACCTGCTCGGACACTGA
- a CDS encoding family 10 glycosylhydrolase, with the protein MTDRRSFLASVGAGLVAGRALPLLQGIDGRAQFSAWTWVHGGGAVDLAGWRTRYARLRAAGISGVLVGGGSLAMHAEAAHAEGMVLHAWTWTMNRSGDKAVKEAHPAWFSVSREGKSSLTSPPYVGYYQWLCPTRPPVREYLAGVIDRIAATPGVDAVHLDYIRHPDVILPRNLWEQYKLVQDHEMPPYDFCYCEACRERFGKETGRDPMALADPAADVEWRRFRWRMVTETVEVLARATHAQGKAISAAVFPTPTIARALVRQEWDRWPLDLVFPMLYHSFYREPVEWIGKGVAEGVAALPTATPLVAGVYLPDLPPEALGRAMRSAREGGASGVAMFEMGGLTDAHLAIVRRELLGAG; encoded by the coding sequence ATGACTGATCGCCGTTCGTTCCTTGCCTCCGTGGGCGCCGGCTTGGTGGCCGGCCGCGCCCTCCCCCTGCTCCAGGGCATCGATGGCCGCGCCCAATTCAGCGCCTGGACCTGGGTGCATGGTGGCGGTGCCGTGGACCTAGCGGGGTGGCGCACGCGCTACGCCCGACTGCGCGCCGCCGGAATCTCCGGCGTACTGGTGGGCGGCGGGAGCCTCGCGATGCATGCCGAGGCGGCCCATGCGGAGGGGATGGTGCTGCACGCCTGGACCTGGACGATGAACCGGAGTGGCGACAAGGCGGTGAAGGAGGCGCATCCGGCGTGGTTCTCGGTGAGTCGCGAGGGGAAGAGCTCACTCACCTCGCCTCCGTACGTCGGCTATTACCAGTGGCTCTGTCCCACCCGGCCGCCGGTGCGAGAATACCTCGCGGGCGTCATCGACCGCATCGCGGCGACGCCGGGCGTGGACGCGGTGCACCTCGACTACATCCGGCACCCCGACGTGATCCTGCCGCGCAATCTCTGGGAGCAGTACAAGCTGGTGCAGGACCATGAGATGCCGCCCTACGACTTCTGCTATTGCGAGGCGTGCCGCGAGCGGTTCGGCAAGGAGACCGGGCGGGACCCGATGGCGCTCGCCGACCCGGCGGCCGACGTCGAGTGGCGCCGCTTCCGCTGGCGGATGGTGACCGAGACCGTCGAGGTGCTGGCCCGCGCCACCCACGCGCAGGGGAAGGCGATCTCGGCGGCCGTCTTCCCGACGCCGACGATTGCGCGCGCGCTGGTGCGGCAGGAGTGGGATCGCTGGCCGCTCGACCTCGTCTTCCCGATGCTCTACCACTCCTTCTATCGAGAGCCGGTGGAGTGGATCGGCAAGGGCGTGGCGGAAGGGGTGGCGGCACTGCCGACCGCGACGCCGCTGGTGGCGGGCGTCTACCTCCCCGACCTGCCACCGGAGGCTCTCGGGCGCGCCATGCGATCGGCACGGGAGGGTGGCGCGAGTGGGGTGGCGATGTTCGAGATGGGAGGGCTGACGGACGCACATCTGGCCATCGTGCGTCGCGAACTGCTCGGGGCGGGGTGA